In a genomic window of Tamandua tetradactyla isolate mTamTet1 chromosome 17, mTamTet1.pri, whole genome shotgun sequence:
- the WDR54 gene encoding WD repeat-containing protein 54 isoform X1, with protein MFRRERSIPLRGSAAALCNNLSVLQLPAHNLTHFGVVHGPSAQLLSAASEGVPLAQRQLHAKEGTGVSPSLITQVHWCVLPFRVLLVLTSHRGIQMYESDGSVMVYWHALNSGDAVPVQAVFARGIAASGHFICVGTWSGRVLVFDIPAKGPNIVLSEELAGHQTPVTDIAAEPAQGQDCMTDVVTADDSGLLCVWRSGPEFKLLTHIPGFGVPCPSVQMWQGIIAAGYGNGQVRLYEASTGTLHVQINAHARAICALDLAPNNGKLLSAAEDTFVHIWKLSRSPESDSIEVEHCHGECVPDTQVCGAQFCDPSGSSFAVTGYDLAEILRFRSV; from the exons ATGTTCCGCCGGGAGCGCTCCATCCCTCTTCGAGGTTCGGCCGCCGCCCTGTGCAACAACCTCAGTGTGCTGCAGCTGCCCGCCCACAACCTCACACACTTCGGGGTGGTCCATGGACCCAGCGCCCAGCTTCTCAGCGCTGCCTCTGAGGGTGTGCCCTTGGCCCAGCGCCAGCTTCACGCTAAGGAGGGTACTGGAGTGAGCCCTTCACTTATCACCCAG GTTCACTGGTGTGTCCTTCCCTTCAGAGTATTGCTAGTGCTCACCTCACATCGGGGGATACAG ATGTACGAGTCTGATGGCTCCGTCATGGTCTATTGGCATGCTCTGAACTCTGGAGATGCCGTTCCAG TACAGGCTGTGTTTGCCCGAGGAATTGCTGCTAGTGGCCACTTCATCTGCGTGG GAACGTGGTCAGGCCGGGTGCTGGTGTTTGACATCCCAGCCAAGGGTCCAAACATTGTACTGAGTGAGGAGCTGGCCGGGCACCAGACACCAGTCACAGACATTGCTGCTGAGCCTGCCCAGGGACAG GACTGTATGACTGATGTGGTAACGGCAGATGATTCAGGCTTACTGTGTGTCTGGCGTTCAGGGCCTGAATTCAAATTACTGACCCACATTCCAGGATTTGG GGTCCCATGCCCTTCTGTGCAGATGTGGCAGGGGATCATAGCAGCAGGCTATGGGAACGGGCAGGTGCGTCTGTATGAGGCCAGTACAGGCACACTTCATGTCCAGATCAACGCCCACGCACGGGCCATCTGTGCCCTGGACCTAGCTCCCAACAACGGCAAG CTACTCTCTGCAGCTGAGGATACCTTTGTGCACATCTGGAAGCTGAGCAGAAGCCCAGAGAGCGACTCCATTGAG GTGGAACACTGTCATGGTGAGTGTGTCCCTGACACCCAGGTGTGTGGTGCCCAATTCTGTGATCCCTCAGGCAGCTCCTTTGCTGTGACTGGCTACGACCTCGCTGAAATCTTGAGATTCCGCAGTGTGTGA
- the RTKN gene encoding rhotekin isoform X6 has translation MREGACKLLAACSQREQALEATKSLLVCNSRILSYMGELQRRKEAQVLGKMARRPSESGPPAERSPCRGRVCISDLRIPLMWKDTEYFKNKGDLHRWAVFLLLQLGEHIEDTEMVLVDRTLTDISFQNSVLFTEAGPDFELRLELYGACVEEEGALAAPKRLATKLSSSLGRSSGRRVRASLDSAGGSGSSPVLLPTPAVGGPRYHLLAHTTLTLAAVQDGFRTHDLTLASHEENPAWLPLYGSVCCRLAAQPLCMTQPSASGTLRVQPAGELQSWAQVHAILKGTDLFCYRRPEDADAGAEPLFTIAINKETRVQAGERDQAPGQPFTLSISNQCGDEEVTHTLQLESRGALQSWREALWQLFFDMSQWKQCCDEIMKIDTPAPRKPPQALSKQGSLYHEMAIEPLDDIAAVTDILAQREGPRLEMPPPWLAVFTDQPALPSPCLPASDQPALPSPCLPASVAVAPTRTHPLPWGRPRTFSLDALPPDHSPGASRSVAPLPPQRSPRSKGLCSKGLPRTWLQSPV, from the exons GTCTGCTGGTTTGCAATAGCCGTATCCTCAGCTACATGGGCGAGTTACAGCGACGCAAGGAGGCGCAGGTGCTGGGGAAGATGGCCCGGCG GCCTTCTGAGAGTGGTCCACCGGCTGAACGCTCCCCCTGCCGAGGCCGGGTCTGCATCTCTG ACCTCCGGATTCCACTCATGTGGAAGGACACAGAGTACTTCAAGAACAAAGGTG ATCTGCACCGCTGGGCTGTGTTCCTGCTGCTGCAGCTGGGGGAACACATTGAAGACACGGAGATGGTCCTGGTGGACAGGACACTCACGGACATTTCCTTTCAGAACAGTGTGCTCTT CACCGAGGCAGGGCCTGACTTTGAGCTGCGGCTGGAACTGTATGGGGCCTGTGTGGAAGAAGAGGGAGCCCTAGCCGCCCCCAAGAGGCTTGCCACCAAGCTCAGCAGCTCCCTGGGCCGCTCCTCTGGGAGGCGTGTCCGGGCATCGCTGGACAGTGCTGGGGGCTCAGGGAGCAGTCCTGTCCTGCTGCCCACCCCGGCTGTGGG TGGCCCCCGCTACCATCTCTTGGCTCACACCACACTCACCCTGGCAGCAGTGCAGGATGGGTTCCGTACACACGACCTCACCCTTGCCAGTCATG AGGAAAACCCTGCCTGGCTGCCCCTTTATGGTAGTGTGTGTTGCCGTCTGGCAGCCCAGCCTCTCTGCATGACTCAGCCCTCTGCAAGTGGTACCCTTAGAGTGCAG CCAGCTGGGGAGTTGCAGAGCTGGGCCCAGGTACACGCAATCCTGAAAGGCACAGACCTCTTCTGTTACCGGCGACCCGAGGATGCAGATGCCGGGGCAGAGCCGCTGTTTACTATTGCGATCAACAAG gagacccgggtCCAAGCAGGGGAGCGAGACCAAGCCCCTGGGCAGCCCTTCACCCTGAGCATCAGTAACCAGTGTGGAGATGAGGAGGTGACGCACACCCTTCAGTTGGAGAGTCGGGGAGCCCTGCAGAGCTGGAGGGAGGCCCTGTGGCAGCTCTTCTTTGACATGA GCCAGTGGAAGCAGTGCTGTGATGAAATCATGAAAATTGATACCCCTGCTCCCCGGAAACCACCCCAAGCACTCAGCAAGCAAGGGTCCTTGTACCATGAGATGG CTATTGAGCCGCTGGATGACATCGCAGCGGTGACAGACATCCTGGCCCAGCGGGAGGGCCCAAGGCTGGAGATGCCCCCACCCTGGCTGGCAGTGTTTACAGACCAGCCTGCCCTGCCTAGCCCTTGTTTGCCTGCCTCAGACCAGCCTGCCCTGCCTAGCCCTTGTTTGCCTGCCTCAGTGGCCGTTGCCCCAACCCGgacccaccccctgccctggggACGACCCCGAACTTTCTCCCTAGATGCTCTACCCCCAGATCACTCTCCTGGGGCTTCCCGCTCCGTTGCCCCTCTCCCCCCACAGCGATCCCCAAGATCCAAAGGCCTCTGCAGCAAAGGGCTGCCCCGCACTTGGCTCCAGTCACCAGTGTGA
- the WDR54 gene encoding WD repeat-containing protein 54 isoform X3, with amino-acid sequence MFRRERSIPLRGSAAALCNNLSVLQLPAHNLTHFGVVHGPSAQLLSAASEGVPLAQRQLHAKEGTGVSPSLITQVHWCVLPFRVLLVLTSHRGIQAVFARGIAASGHFICVGTWSGRVLVFDIPAKGPNIVLSEELAGHQTPVTDIAAEPAQGQDCMTDVVTADDSGLLCVWRSGPEFKLLTHIPGFGVPCPSVQMWQGIIAAGYGNGQVRLYEASTGTLHVQINAHARAICALDLAPNNGKLLSAAEDTFVHIWKLSRSPESDSIEVEHCHGECVPDTQVCGAQFCDPSGSSFAVTGYDLAEILRFRSV; translated from the exons ATGTTCCGCCGGGAGCGCTCCATCCCTCTTCGAGGTTCGGCCGCCGCCCTGTGCAACAACCTCAGTGTGCTGCAGCTGCCCGCCCACAACCTCACACACTTCGGGGTGGTCCATGGACCCAGCGCCCAGCTTCTCAGCGCTGCCTCTGAGGGTGTGCCCTTGGCCCAGCGCCAGCTTCACGCTAAGGAGGGTACTGGAGTGAGCCCTTCACTTATCACCCAG GTTCACTGGTGTGTCCTTCCCTTCAGAGTATTGCTAGTGCTCACCTCACATCGGGGGATACAG GCTGTGTTTGCCCGAGGAATTGCTGCTAGTGGCCACTTCATCTGCGTGG GAACGTGGTCAGGCCGGGTGCTGGTGTTTGACATCCCAGCCAAGGGTCCAAACATTGTACTGAGTGAGGAGCTGGCCGGGCACCAGACACCAGTCACAGACATTGCTGCTGAGCCTGCCCAGGGACAG GACTGTATGACTGATGTGGTAACGGCAGATGATTCAGGCTTACTGTGTGTCTGGCGTTCAGGGCCTGAATTCAAATTACTGACCCACATTCCAGGATTTGG GGTCCCATGCCCTTCTGTGCAGATGTGGCAGGGGATCATAGCAGCAGGCTATGGGAACGGGCAGGTGCGTCTGTATGAGGCCAGTACAGGCACACTTCATGTCCAGATCAACGCCCACGCACGGGCCATCTGTGCCCTGGACCTAGCTCCCAACAACGGCAAG CTACTCTCTGCAGCTGAGGATACCTTTGTGCACATCTGGAAGCTGAGCAGAAGCCCAGAGAGCGACTCCATTGAG GTGGAACACTGTCATGGTGAGTGTGTCCCTGACACCCAGGTGTGTGGTGCCCAATTCTGTGATCCCTCAGGCAGCTCCTTTGCTGTGACTGGCTACGACCTCGCTGAAATCTTGAGATTCCGCAGTGTGTGA
- the C17H2orf81 gene encoding uncharacterized protein C2orf81 homolog isoform X2, with translation MALTVLEEGEDVVGDILADLLARVMDSAFQVYLTQQCIPFTISQAREAMLQITEWRFLARDEGESAVAEDPTWGEDEEPTACTTDSWAQGSVPVLHASASAGPEETFLGEDQGSMDQIPLGRSWMGRGSEEQMVPWEQSPELGATVGPPPTPELFQEAGPQGPLEEQEHKVGDYFSSARPLNASFQLPVEAVHVHRPQPTPELALVPSSQALASKVHRYSSQFSFEDLYHCVPQQDGAGDRMKFKKKEALPATSGMPVRCPSVSSPTVLSPSVSLGSQHPGCRDTRLRAQHSKGSRKAGAVRLDPVRLPRHWVRPLAEVLVPDAKARPLEAYRGRQRAEKTEARAEPQFPGPGIGVAHAAFFPHPPGSPFRALGPGPGLQLSSLNLGLLSPAFGSKLPFPSPGIRFLATHPVLPDMTCGSSPNLWPRAKWPSGWEREAELLGDLRARHGRGLLQGLGPADRKDQNPHRLPHPEQQFLEATSQVMWKPILLPDALKLAPGVSLWNPNTQALFSAAVPQQEDKESRPYPPMEQHPIQTGAPKPQVTVGQLVKNSVPKVWSLTSKHLPQSGP, from the exons ATGGCGCTCACGGTCCTCGAGGAGGGCGAGGACGTGGTGGGAGACATCCTGGCGGACCTGCTGGCCCGAGTCATGGACTCTGCCTTCCAAGTCTACCTGACCCAGCAG TGCATCCCGTTCACTATCAGCCAGGCCCGAGAGGCCATGCTGCAGATCACCGAGTGGCGCTTCCTGGCCCGGGACGAGGGCGAATCTGCAGTGGCAGAGGACCCCACATGGGGCGAGGATGAGGAGCCCACGGCTTGTACCACAGATTCTTGGGCGCAGGGCTCAGTGCCCGTACTTCACGCGTCTGCCTCGGCAGGGCCGGAAGAGACCTTCCTAGGAGAA GACCAAGGAAGCATGGACCAGATCCCTTTAGGAAGATCTTGGATGGGTAGAGGCTCTGAGGAGCAAATGGTGCCTTGGGAACAGTCTCCGGAGTTGGGGGCCACCGTGGGACCGCCGCCCACCCCGGAGTTGTTTCAGGAGGCAGGACCCCAGGGACCTCTGGAGGAGCAGGAACACAAGGTGGGAGACTACTTCTCTTCTGCCAGGCCCTTGAACGCGTCCTTCCAGCTACCAGTGGAGGCAGTCCACGTCCATAGGCCACAACCTACTCCGGAGTTGGCCCTGGTACCCAGTTCCCAGGCGCTGGCCTCGAAGGTGCATCGCTACAGCTCTCAGTTCTCATTCGAGGACCTTTATCATTGCGTGCCCCAACAGGATGGGGCTGGGGATCGAATGAAGTTCAAGAAGAAGGAGGCTCTCCCCGCCACCTCCGGTATGCCGGTGCGCTGCCCCTCTGTGAGCTCCCCCACCGTGCTTAGCCCCTCAGTGTCCTTGGGGTCGCAGCACCCAGGGTGCAGGGACACACGGCTGAGAGCGCAGCACAGCAAGGGGAGCCGCAAGGCCGGTGCTGTGCGCCTGGACCCTGTGCGGCTGCCGCGCCACTGGGTGCGCCCCCTGGCTGAGGTCCTGGTCCCAGACGCCAAGGCGCGCCCCCTGGAAGCCTACCGCGGGCGCCAGCGGGCTGAGAAGACCGAGGCCCGGGCCGAACCCCAATTCCCTGGCCCCGGCATCGGCGTGGCTCATGCAGCTTTCTTCCCTCATCCACCTGGCTCTCCTTTCCGTGCCTTGGGCCCTGGTCCTGGACTCCAGCTTTCCTCTCTAAACTTAGGCCTCCTGTCACCAGCCTTTGGATCAAAGCTGCCCTTCCCTAGCCCTGGGATCCGCTTTCTGGCCACACACCCAGTGCTTCCCGACATGACCTGCGGCTCCAGCCCCAATCTGTGGCCTAGGGCCAAGTGGCCTAGTGGCTGGGAGCGGGAGGCTGAGCTGCTGGGTGACCTGCGAGCCCGGCATGGCCGCGGGCTTCTGCAAGGCCTGGGCCCCGCAGATAGGAAGGATCAGAATCCTCACAGGTTGCCTCATCCAGAGCAGCAGTTCCTTGAAGCCACGTCCCAGGTAATGTGGAAGCCCATCCTTCTGCCAGATGCCCTGAAGCTGGCTCCTGGTGTGAGCCTGTGGAACCCGAACACCCAGGCCCTGTTCAGTGCTGCTGTGCCCCAGCAGGAGGACAAGGAAAGCCGCCCCTATCCTCCCATGGAGCAGCACCCAATCCAGACCGGTGCCCCCAAGCCCCAGGTGACTGTGGGGCAGCTAGTGAAGAACTCTGTCCCCAAAGTGTGGTCGCTCACCTCCAAGCATCTCCCCCAGTCTGGGCCCTGA
- the WDR54 gene encoding WD repeat-containing protein 54 isoform X4: protein MFRRERSIPLRGSAAALCNNLSVLQLPAHNLTHFGVVHGPSAQLLSAASEGVPLAQRQLHAKEGTGVSPSLITQVHWCVLPFRVLLVLTSHRGIQYRLCLPEELLLVATSSAWDCMTDVVTADDSGLLCVWRSGPEFKLLTHIPGFGVPCPSVQMWQGIIAAGYGNGQVRLYEASTGTLHVQINAHARAICALDLAPNNGKLLSAAEDTFVHIWKLSRSPESDSIEVEHCHGECVPDTQVCGAQFCDPSGSSFAVTGYDLAEILRFRSV from the exons ATGTTCCGCCGGGAGCGCTCCATCCCTCTTCGAGGTTCGGCCGCCGCCCTGTGCAACAACCTCAGTGTGCTGCAGCTGCCCGCCCACAACCTCACACACTTCGGGGTGGTCCATGGACCCAGCGCCCAGCTTCTCAGCGCTGCCTCTGAGGGTGTGCCCTTGGCCCAGCGCCAGCTTCACGCTAAGGAGGGTACTGGAGTGAGCCCTTCACTTATCACCCAG GTTCACTGGTGTGTCCTTCCCTTCAGAGTATTGCTAGTGCTCACCTCACATCGGGGGATACAG TACAGGCTGTGTTTGCCCGAGGAATTGCTGCTAGTGGCCACTTCATCTGCGTGG GACTGTATGACTGATGTGGTAACGGCAGATGATTCAGGCTTACTGTGTGTCTGGCGTTCAGGGCCTGAATTCAAATTACTGACCCACATTCCAGGATTTGG GGTCCCATGCCCTTCTGTGCAGATGTGGCAGGGGATCATAGCAGCAGGCTATGGGAACGGGCAGGTGCGTCTGTATGAGGCCAGTACAGGCACACTTCATGTCCAGATCAACGCCCACGCACGGGCCATCTGTGCCCTGGACCTAGCTCCCAACAACGGCAAG CTACTCTCTGCAGCTGAGGATACCTTTGTGCACATCTGGAAGCTGAGCAGAAGCCCAGAGAGCGACTCCATTGAG GTGGAACACTGTCATGGTGAGTGTGTCCCTGACACCCAGGTGTGTGGTGCCCAATTCTGTGATCCCTCAGGCAGCTCCTTTGCTGTGACTGGCTACGACCTCGCTGAAATCTTGAGATTCCGCAGTGTGTGA
- the C17H2orf81 gene encoding uncharacterized protein C2orf81 homolog isoform X1: MAHEGSRQERQTRDRGVTRSKAEKTRPPTVPVPQVDIVPGRLNEAEWMALTVLEEGEDVVGDILADLLARVMDSAFQVYLTQQCIPFTISQAREAMLQITEWRFLARDEGESAVAEDPTWGEDEEPTACTTDSWAQGSVPVLHASASAGPEETFLGEDQGSMDQIPLGRSWMGRGSEEQMVPWEQSPELGATVGPPPTPELFQEAGPQGPLEEQEHKVGDYFSSARPLNASFQLPVEAVHVHRPQPTPELALVPSSQALASKVHRYSSQFSFEDLYHCVPQQDGAGDRMKFKKKEALPATSGMPVRCPSVSSPTVLSPSVSLGSQHPGCRDTRLRAQHSKGSRKAGAVRLDPVRLPRHWVRPLAEVLVPDAKARPLEAYRGRQRAEKTEARAEPQFPGPGIGVAHAAFFPHPPGSPFRALGPGPGLQLSSLNLGLLSPAFGSKLPFPSPGIRFLATHPVLPDMTCGSSPNLWPRAKWPSGWEREAELLGDLRARHGRGLLQGLGPADRKDQNPHRLPHPEQQFLEATSQVMWKPILLPDALKLAPGVSLWNPNTQALFSAAVPQQEDKESRPYPPMEQHPIQTGAPKPQVTVGQLVKNSVPKVWSLTSKHLPQSGP; the protein is encoded by the exons ATGGCGCATGAAGGCTCG AGGCAGGAGAGACAGACACGAGATCGTGGGGTGACCCGATCCAAGGCGGAGAAGACGCGGCCACCCACTGTGCCAGTGCCGCAAGTGGACATTGTGCCTGGGCGACTCAATGAGGCTGAGTGGATGGCGCTCACGGTCCTCGAGGAGGGCGAGGACGTGGTGGGAGACATCCTGGCGGACCTGCTGGCCCGAGTCATGGACTCTGCCTTCCAAGTCTACCTGACCCAGCAG TGCATCCCGTTCACTATCAGCCAGGCCCGAGAGGCCATGCTGCAGATCACCGAGTGGCGCTTCCTGGCCCGGGACGAGGGCGAATCTGCAGTGGCAGAGGACCCCACATGGGGCGAGGATGAGGAGCCCACGGCTTGTACCACAGATTCTTGGGCGCAGGGCTCAGTGCCCGTACTTCACGCGTCTGCCTCGGCAGGGCCGGAAGAGACCTTCCTAGGAGAA GACCAAGGAAGCATGGACCAGATCCCTTTAGGAAGATCTTGGATGGGTAGAGGCTCTGAGGAGCAAATGGTGCCTTGGGAACAGTCTCCGGAGTTGGGGGCCACCGTGGGACCGCCGCCCACCCCGGAGTTGTTTCAGGAGGCAGGACCCCAGGGACCTCTGGAGGAGCAGGAACACAAGGTGGGAGACTACTTCTCTTCTGCCAGGCCCTTGAACGCGTCCTTCCAGCTACCAGTGGAGGCAGTCCACGTCCATAGGCCACAACCTACTCCGGAGTTGGCCCTGGTACCCAGTTCCCAGGCGCTGGCCTCGAAGGTGCATCGCTACAGCTCTCAGTTCTCATTCGAGGACCTTTATCATTGCGTGCCCCAACAGGATGGGGCTGGGGATCGAATGAAGTTCAAGAAGAAGGAGGCTCTCCCCGCCACCTCCGGTATGCCGGTGCGCTGCCCCTCTGTGAGCTCCCCCACCGTGCTTAGCCCCTCAGTGTCCTTGGGGTCGCAGCACCCAGGGTGCAGGGACACACGGCTGAGAGCGCAGCACAGCAAGGGGAGCCGCAAGGCCGGTGCTGTGCGCCTGGACCCTGTGCGGCTGCCGCGCCACTGGGTGCGCCCCCTGGCTGAGGTCCTGGTCCCAGACGCCAAGGCGCGCCCCCTGGAAGCCTACCGCGGGCGCCAGCGGGCTGAGAAGACCGAGGCCCGGGCCGAACCCCAATTCCCTGGCCCCGGCATCGGCGTGGCTCATGCAGCTTTCTTCCCTCATCCACCTGGCTCTCCTTTCCGTGCCTTGGGCCCTGGTCCTGGACTCCAGCTTTCCTCTCTAAACTTAGGCCTCCTGTCACCAGCCTTTGGATCAAAGCTGCCCTTCCCTAGCCCTGGGATCCGCTTTCTGGCCACACACCCAGTGCTTCCCGACATGACCTGCGGCTCCAGCCCCAATCTGTGGCCTAGGGCCAAGTGGCCTAGTGGCTGGGAGCGGGAGGCTGAGCTGCTGGGTGACCTGCGAGCCCGGCATGGCCGCGGGCTTCTGCAAGGCCTGGGCCCCGCAGATAGGAAGGATCAGAATCCTCACAGGTTGCCTCATCCAGAGCAGCAGTTCCTTGAAGCCACGTCCCAGGTAATGTGGAAGCCCATCCTTCTGCCAGATGCCCTGAAGCTGGCTCCTGGTGTGAGCCTGTGGAACCCGAACACCCAGGCCCTGTTCAGTGCTGCTGTGCCCCAGCAGGAGGACAAGGAAAGCCGCCCCTATCCTCCCATGGAGCAGCACCCAATCCAGACCGGTGCCCCCAAGCCCCAGGTGACTGTGGGGCAGCTAGTGAAGAACTCTGTCCCCAAAGTGTGGTCGCTCACCTCCAAGCATCTCCCCCAGTCTGGGCCCTGA
- the WDR54 gene encoding WD repeat-containing protein 54 isoform X2 translates to MFRRERSIPLRGSAAALCNNLSVLQLPAHNLTHFGVVHGPSAQLLSAASEGVPLAQRQLHAKEGTGVSPSLITQVHWCVLPFRVLLVLTSHRGIQMYESDGSVMVYWHALNSGDAVPVQAVFARGIAASGHFICVAKGPNIVLSEELAGHQTPVTDIAAEPAQGQDCMTDVVTADDSGLLCVWRSGPEFKLLTHIPGFGVPCPSVQMWQGIIAAGYGNGQVRLYEASTGTLHVQINAHARAICALDLAPNNGKLLSAAEDTFVHIWKLSRSPESDSIEVEHCHGECVPDTQVCGAQFCDPSGSSFAVTGYDLAEILRFRSV, encoded by the exons ATGTTCCGCCGGGAGCGCTCCATCCCTCTTCGAGGTTCGGCCGCCGCCCTGTGCAACAACCTCAGTGTGCTGCAGCTGCCCGCCCACAACCTCACACACTTCGGGGTGGTCCATGGACCCAGCGCCCAGCTTCTCAGCGCTGCCTCTGAGGGTGTGCCCTTGGCCCAGCGCCAGCTTCACGCTAAGGAGGGTACTGGAGTGAGCCCTTCACTTATCACCCAG GTTCACTGGTGTGTCCTTCCCTTCAGAGTATTGCTAGTGCTCACCTCACATCGGGGGATACAG ATGTACGAGTCTGATGGCTCCGTCATGGTCTATTGGCATGCTCTGAACTCTGGAGATGCCGTTCCAG TACAGGCTGTGTTTGCCCGAGGAATTGCTGCTAGTGGCCACTTCATCTGCGTGG CCAAGGGTCCAAACATTGTACTGAGTGAGGAGCTGGCCGGGCACCAGACACCAGTCACAGACATTGCTGCTGAGCCTGCCCAGGGACAG GACTGTATGACTGATGTGGTAACGGCAGATGATTCAGGCTTACTGTGTGTCTGGCGTTCAGGGCCTGAATTCAAATTACTGACCCACATTCCAGGATTTGG GGTCCCATGCCCTTCTGTGCAGATGTGGCAGGGGATCATAGCAGCAGGCTATGGGAACGGGCAGGTGCGTCTGTATGAGGCCAGTACAGGCACACTTCATGTCCAGATCAACGCCCACGCACGGGCCATCTGTGCCCTGGACCTAGCTCCCAACAACGGCAAG CTACTCTCTGCAGCTGAGGATACCTTTGTGCACATCTGGAAGCTGAGCAGAAGCCCAGAGAGCGACTCCATTGAG GTGGAACACTGTCATGGTGAGTGTGTCCCTGACACCCAGGTGTGTGGTGCCCAATTCTGTGATCCCTCAGGCAGCTCCTTTGCTGTGACTGGCTACGACCTCGCTGAAATCTTGAGATTCCGCAGTGTGTGA